The Capra hircus breed San Clemente chromosome 2, ASM170441v1, whole genome shotgun sequence genome window below encodes:
- the GLB1L gene encoding beta-galactosidase-1-like protein isoform X3, translating to MAPKKPLCLPSLLLPLLTLLLPQGGLPAWLLRKPKIHLRTSDPDFLAAVDSWFKVLLPRIYPWLYHNGGNIISIQVENEYGSYRACDVSYMRHLAGLFRSLLGDKILLFTTDGPEGLKCGSLQGLYTTVDFGPADNMTKIFGLLRKYEPRGPLVNSEYYTGWLDYWGQNHSTRSIPAVTKGLEKMLKLGASVNMYMFHGGTNFGYWNGADEKGRFLPITTSYDYDAPISEAGDPTPKLFAIRNVISKFQEVPLGPLPPPSPKMTLGPLTLHLDGNLLDFLDFLCPQGPIHSVLPMTFEAVNQVHGYMLYRTYLTDTVSEPTQLWVPNNGVHDRAYVMVDGVFQGVLERNMKHNLFLMGKIGATLDVLLENMGRLSFGSNSSDFKGLLQPPILGQTVLTQWLMFPLKVDNLVKEWFPIQPLKSSHPQAPSGPTFYSTTFPILNSGGDTFLFLPGWTKGQVWINGFNLGRYWTKRGPQQTLYVPRPLLFPRGAHNRITLLELENVPPQPQIQFLDRPILNSTKHRTYIYSLSSASEPMELSGH from the exons ACTTCCTTGCCGCAGTGGACTCCTGGTTCAAGGTCTTGCTGCCCAGGATATATCCATGGCTCTACCACAATGGGGGCAACATCATTAGCATTCAG GTGGAGAATGAATACGGTAGCTACAGAGCCTGTGACGTGAGCTACATGAGGCACCTAGCTGGGCTCTTCCGATCGCTGCTTGGAGACAAGATTTTGCTCTTCACCACAGATGGGCCTGAAGGACTCAAATGTGGCTCCCTCCAGGGACTCTATACCACTGTAGATTTTGGCCCAG CTGACAACATGACCAAGATCTTTGGCCTGCTTCGGAAGTATGAACCCCGCGGGCCCCTG GTGAACTCTGAGTACTACACAGGCTGGCTGGATTACTGGGGCCAGAATCACTCCACACGTTCCATTCCAGCTGTAACCAAAGGACTAGAGAAAATGCTCAagttgggagccagtgtgaaCAT GTACATGTTCCACGGAGGTACCAACTTTGGATACTGGAATG GTGCTGATGAGAAGGGACGCTTTCTTCCAATTACTACCAGCTATGACTACGACGCACCCATATCTGAAGCAGGGGACCCCACACCCAAGCTTTTTGCTATTCGAAATGTCATCAGCAAG TTCCAGGAAGTTCCCTTGGGACCTTTACCTCCCCCCAGCCCCAAGATGACGCTTGGACCTTTGACCCTACACCTG GATGGGAATTTGCTGGACTTCTTAGACTTCCTATGCCCCCAAGGTCCCATCCATTCAGTCCTGCCAATGACCTTTGAGGCTGTCAACCAG GTCCATGGCTATATGTTGTATCGGACCTATCTGACCGATACTGTTTCTGAGCCAACACAACTCTGGGTGCCAAACAATGGAGTCCATGACCGTGCCTACGTGATGGTGGATGGG GTGTTTCAGGGTGTTTTGGAACGAAACATGAAACATAACCTATTTTTGATGGGGAAAATAGGGGCCACACTGGATGTCCTGCTGGAGAACATGGGGAGGCTCAGTTTTGGGTCTAACAGCAGTGACTTCAAG GGCCTGTTACAGCCACCAATTCTGGGGCAGACAGTCCTTACCCAATGGCTGATGTTCCCCCTGAAAGTTGACAATCTTGTCAAAGAGTGGTTTCCCATCCAGCCGCTGAAAAGCTCACATCCTCAGGCCCCCTCTGGCCCCACCTTCTACTCTACCACCTTCCCAATTTTAAACTCAGGCGGGGACACATTTCTGTTTCTACCTGGATGGACGAAG GGCCAAGTCTGGATCAATGGGTTTAACTTGGGCCGCTACTGGACAAAGCGGGGGCCGCAACAGACCCTCTATGTGCCAAGACCCCTGCTGTTTCCCAGGGGAGCCCACAACAGAATCACGTTGCTGGAGCTAGAAAACGTGCCTCCTCAGCCCCAAATCCAGTTCCTGGATAGGCCCATCCTCAATAGCACCAAGCACAGGACGTACATCTATTCCCTCTCAAGTGCCTCTGAACCAATGGAGTTAAGTGGGCACTGA
- the ANKZF1 gene encoding ankyrin repeat and zinc finger domain-containing protein 1 has product MSPAPAAAQAPVSVSLFDLSTDAPVLQGLRLVSHFPEEALAQSLQTSCPGSEERISPERRPFQGPLDISEKLFCSTCDQVFQNHQEQREHYKLDWHRFNLKQRLKDKPLLSALDFEKQSSTGDLSSISGSEDSDSDSEEDLQILDKERADFEKPTRPRGFHPHRVLFQNAQGQFLYAYRCVLGPRQVPLEEPELLLQNLQSGGPRDCVVLMAAAGHFAGAIFQGREVLTHKTFHRYTVRAKRGTAQGLRDARGAAAHSAGASLRRYNEAALYKEVRDLLAGPDWAKALEEAGTILLRAPRSGRSLFFGGREAPLRQGDPRLWDIPLATRRPTFQELQRVLHKLTTLYVHGEDPRETSRLDLPQTHRKRVRERKVIEEERKVPSDENEALGQNKEAPKQGSESEGEAGSQVELEVVEVTLGTLDLREFEVFPKQRRRKKNKRERKQDLESGAQMTLSQQPKEDEALSGSAPLQPPWDEATSPCQSELWDVLLAACRAGDVGMLKDRLTASPLDPGVLPLLSAPLGSGGFTLLHAAAAAGRGSVVRLLLEAGADPTVQDSRARPPYTVAADRLTRNEFRRFMEKNPDACDYSKAQVPGPLTAEMEARQATRRREQKAARRHREEQQRKRQEQEKQEQEEQQRFAALSDREKRALAAERRLAAQLGAPNPQTPDPAVTVSNIPRCWSCGMSLQGLVPFHYLDFSFCSTRCLRDHRSQAGKPSS; this is encoded by the exons ATGTCGCCGGCTCCAGCTGCAGCCCAGGCTCCTGTGTCGGTCTCCCTGTTTGACCTCAGCACGGATGCTCCGGTTCTTCAGGGCCTGCGCCTGGTGAGCCACTTTCCCGAGGAGGCCTTGGCCCAGTCTCTGCAGACTTCCTGTCCAG GTTCAGAGGAGCGAATAAGCCCAGAAAGAAGACCATTCCAGGGTCCTCTGGATATTTCAGAGAAGTTGTTTTGTTCAACCTGTGACCAGGTCTTCCAGAACCACCAGGAACAG AGGGAACATTACAAGCTTGACTGGCATCGGTTTAACCTAAAGCAGCGTCTCAAGGACAAGCCTCTCCTGTCTGCCctggattttgaaaagcagagttcCACAG GTGATCTTTCCAGCATCTCAGGATCAGAAGACTCAGACTCAGACAGTGAGGAGGACCTGCAGATACTGGATAAGGAGAGGGCTGACTTTGAGAAGCCTACGCGACCCCGAGGCTTCCACCCGCATCGGGTTCTTTTCCAAAATGCCCAGGGCCAGTTTCTTTATGCCTATCGCTGTGTCCTAGGCCCTCGCCAG GTGCCCCTTGAAGAACCAGAACTGCTGCTTCAGAATCTGCAGAGTGGAGGTCCCAGGGACTGTGTGGTGCTCATGGCTGCTGCTGGGCACTTTGCTGGTGCCATTTTCCAAGG ACGAGAAGTGTTGACACACAAAACCTTTCACCGCTACACAGTGCGGGCCAAGCGGGGCACAGCCCAGGGGCTTCGGGATGCCCGGGGTGCAGCTGCTCACTCTGCTGGGGCCAGTCTGAGGCGCTACAATGAAGCTGCACTCTATAAG GAAGTTCGTGACCTGCTGGCAGGGCCAGACTGGGCTAAGGCACTGGAGGAGGCTGGGACAATACTGCTGCGTGCCCCCCGCTCTGGCCGGTCCTTGTTCTTCGGGGGCCGTGAGGCTCCCCTGCGCCAGGGAGATCCCCGACTTTGGGATATCCCCCTCGCTACCCGAAGACCCACCTTTCAGGAGCTACAGCGTGTACTCCATAAGCTGACCACGTTATACGTCCATG GAGAAGACCCCCGGGAGACAAGCAGGTTGGATTTACCTCAGACACACAGGAAGAGAGTGAGAGAAAGGAAAGTTAtcgaggaagaaagaaaggtccCCAGTGATGAAAATGAGGCACTTGGGCAGAACAAGGAAGCTCCCAAACAGG GATCAGAGTCAGAGGGAGAGGCTGGCTCCCAGGTAGAGTTGGAAGTAGTAGAGGTGACACTGGGAACGCTGGATCTTCGTGAGTTTGAGGTATTTCCCAagcaaaggaggagaaaaaagaataagagggagagaaagcaagACCTGGAGTCTGGGGCACAAATGACTCTTTCCCAGCAACCAAAGGAAGATGAGGCCCTTTCAGGGTCAGCCCCCTTGCAGCCTCCCTGGGATGAGGCCACGTCCCCCTGTCAGTCGGAGCTCTGGGATGTGCTTCTAGCTGCTTGCCGAGCTGGAGATGTGGGGATGCTGAAGGACCGACTCACTGCCAGCCCCCTAGACCCTGGAGTTCTGCCTCTGCTCAGTGCCCCCTTGGGTTCTGGTGGCTTCACTCTTCTGCACGCAGCGGCCGCAGCTGGGAGAGGCTCAGTGGTTCGCCTGCTGCTGGAGGCAGGTGCGGACCCCACTGTGCA GGATTCCCGAGCTCGGCCACCGTATACAGTTGCAGCTGACAGATTGACACGCAATGAGTTCCGGAGGTTCATGGAGAAGAATCCAGATGCTTGTGATTACAGCAAAGCTCAG GTGCCGGGGCCGCTAACAGCAGAAATGGAGGCACGGCAGGCCACTCGGAGAAGGGAGCAGAAGGCAGCCCGGCGGCACCGGGAGGAACAGCAGCGGAAGCGGCAggagcaggagaagcaggagcaaGAAGAGCAGCAGCGATTTGCTGCCCTCAGCGACCGGGAGAAG AGAGCTCTGGCTGCAGAGCGCAGACTAGCTGCCCAGTTGGGAGCCCCCAACCCTCAGACCCCCGACCCTGCCGTCACCGTCAGCAATATTCC ACGCTGCTGGAGTTGTGGGATGTCTCTCCAAGGCCTTGTTCCTTTTCACTACCTTGACTTCTCTTTCTGCTCCACACGCTGCCTCCGGGATCATCGCAGTCAGGCTGGGAAGCCCTCTTCCTGA